The window CTGTGAGTTCGGAGACAAGTTGTCAGTTGCGTTGAGGGACCAATTCGTGTGTGGATTACGAGTAGAAGCCCTACAGCAGAAAATTCTAGCGGAAACTGACTTAACACTCGAGAAAGCGGTACGAATAGCGCAAGCTTTTGAATCGGCAAGACAAGAAACGATAGCTTTGCGAGGAGACACGCGCAGACACGGATCAACAACAGACCACGAGACGGCATTTAGCATGCAAAGTAGTAGCAGTGGGAGGTCAAAGACAACACAGTCTGATGTGAAAGTATGCTACAGATGCAATGGCAAGGGGCACGTTCCTGATAAGTGTCAGATGAAATCAAGACAGTGCTATTTATGTCACAAGAAGGGACATATCGCAAAAGCCTGCCGGAGTAAGAAGCAAGGCGATTTTAAGAACAGGAGCGGAGCAACGGGTACCAAGAATACAAAGTACCAGAAACAAGCCACgttacaagtggaagaagaggaagtaTGTTCACTTTATGGTCTGGGAAGTCAGGATGCAATCAAAGTCAATATGACTGTAGCTGGACGAGAATTAGAGCTGATTGTTGACACGGGTGCAACTATTACCGTGATTCCCAGGGAGACCTATGAGAAACAACTATCTCATGTCAAACTCCAGAGCAGCAACGTGAAATTACAGTCATATTGTGGACAGACATTGTCTGTACGCGGAGAAGCGGGAGTACCGGTACGCTACGGAGATCAAGAAATACGAGGTAGAGTAGTTGTCGTCAATGCTGCAAATAAGCCAGCAGTGCTTGGCAGGAATTGGTTGTCACAACTCAAGTTGGACTGGGCATCTTTATTTAGCTTGAATGTCCTGGATCCCGTACACGAGTTTCCTGAGTTATTCAAGGAAGGAATGGGAAAGCTGCAAGGAGTTCAAGCGAAAATTACTTTGAGTGCCAATGCAAGGCCAGTCTTTCATAAGGCAAGACCAGTACCATTTGCGTTACAAGCTAAAGTGGATACTGAAATCGATCGCTTAGTCAGAGAAGGAGTACTGACACCTGTAGATCAGAGCGAGTGGGCTTCACCGATAGTAGTGGTGAGGAAATCTGACGGCAGTATCAGATTGtgtggtgactacaaagtAACCATCAATGAATATTTGGGAAATATTGAGTATCCCACACCAAATGCTCAGGATTTATTTGCTACTTTAGCGGGTGGTCGACGA of the Corticium candelabrum unplaced genomic scaffold, ooCorCand1.1 SCAFFOLD_41, whole genome shotgun sequence genome contains:
- the LOC134197982 gene encoding uncharacterized protein K02A2.6-like, with translation MASAAANLKHGLLGEFRAGVESIDEYKERFELYCLANAVPIGDEHVARRKAIFLTSVGASTYSLLRTLVRPRQPQDLELDDIIQQLRNHYEPKKIVIAERFRYYKRQQKEGETVTVFLSELRRLAKHCEFGDKLSVALRDQFVCGLRVEALQQKILAETDLTLEKAVRIAQAFESARQETIALRGDTRRHGSTTDHETAFSMQSSSSGRSKTTQSDVKVCYRCNGKGHVPDKCQMKSRQCYLCHKKGHIAKACRSKKQGDFKNRSGATGTKNTKYQKQATLQVEEEEVCSLYGLGSQDAIKVNMTVAGRELELIVDTGATITVIPRETYEKQLSHVKLQSSNVKLQSYCGQTLSVRGEAGVPVRYGDQEIRGRVVVVNAANKPAVLGRNWLSQLKLDWASLFSLNVLDPVHEFPELFKEGMGKLQGVQAKITLSANARPVFHKARPVPFALQAKVDTEIDRLVREGVLTPVDQSEWASPIVVVRKSDGSIRLCGDYKVTINEYLGNIEYPTPNAQDLFATLAGGRRFTRLDLKQAYQQMEVDTGSQEYLTINTRKGLFTYTRMPFGIRTAPSIFQKTMDMILVRQVLQRLKQRGVRLKKDKCEFGQSEVTYLGHRVDHEGLKPMEDKVKAIREAPEPRNVTELKAFLGLLNYYSHFLPNLSNTLQALYELLQKGKQWRWTRKHRAAFTAAKTKLLQSGFLTHYDLSRPVKLKCDASPYGIGACLSHEF